One window of the Acetomicrobium thermoterrenum DSM 13490 genome contains the following:
- a CDS encoding ribonuclease toxin HepT-like protein, producing MTRFAALKADIDHELRNLKRLAKELDDILTATKEGSIARTRAVGSLLHDFYTGVEKIFSQIAIKIDQDLPAGEGWHIQLLKRMTIPIEGIRPQVIDEKLENDLEEYLRFRHLFLNIYGFELKWDKCQPLVERLDDIICELEEQIAKFESFLDSIT from the coding sequence ATGACTAGATTTGCTGCGCTAAAAGCGGATATCGACCATGAATTACGCAACCTCAAAAGATTAGCCAAAGAATTAGACGACATACTTACAGCAACAAAAGAGGGGTCAATCGCAAGAACGCGTGCGGTCGGCAGCTTGCTTCACGACTTCTATACTGGAGTTGAAAAAATATTTAGCCAAATTGCAATAAAGATAGACCAAGACTTACCTGCAGGCGAAGGTTGGCATATTCAACTGCTCAAAAGGATGACAATTCCAATAGAAGGGATCCGACCTCAAGTAATTGACGAAAAATTAGAAAATGATCTCGAAGAATACCTTCGTTTTCGCCATCTTTTTCTGAATATATACGGTTTTGAGCTAAAATGGGATAAATGCCAGCCTTTAGTTGAAAGATTGGATGATATTATTTGCGAATTGGAAGAACAGATAGCTAAATTTGAATCTTTTTTGGATTCAATTACATAA
- a CDS encoding glycine/betaine/sarcosine/D-proline family reductase selenoprotein B, translated as MSYRVVCYINQFYGGKGGEEVADFKPELVEGPVGPGLELQRLFGDEARVIGTVICGDGYYAEHIEKARVECLKIVEELKPDLFIAGPAFNAGRYGVACGDICAAVTKSLGIPSLTGMFPENPGVELYRAQTFIVQTEGSARDMKQALTSMARLGLKLLKGEPLGPAYEEGYIHRGIRKNFFKEKRGSLRAIDMLLQKIAGQEFRTEYEMPAFKKIPPAPPIKDIKHATIALVTSGGIVPRGNPDRLRVSSAESYAKYDISGLDDLTPDEFESIHGGYDRMWANLDPDVVVPLDVMRELEGEGVFGKLHLYLYTTTGTGTSVANAERFGQEIGRELKEAGVDGVILTSTUGTCTRCGASMTREIERVAQIPVAQIATIVPIMLTVGANRIVPGVAIPHPVGNPEAGPEEDKKTRRKLVLRALKALQADISEQTIFES; from the coding sequence ATGTCTTACCGCGTGGTTTGCTACATAAACCAATTTTACGGAGGAAAGGGAGGAGAGGAAGTTGCCGATTTCAAGCCCGAGCTCGTCGAAGGTCCCGTGGGGCCGGGGCTTGAGCTTCAAAGGTTATTTGGCGACGAAGCAAGGGTAATAGGCACCGTCATCTGCGGCGACGGCTACTACGCCGAACACATCGAAAAAGCCCGTGTCGAGTGTTTGAAGATCGTCGAAGAGCTAAAACCAGACCTTTTTATAGCGGGCCCTGCCTTCAACGCCGGTCGCTACGGTGTGGCCTGTGGCGACATATGTGCCGCCGTAACGAAAAGCTTAGGTATACCTTCCCTAACGGGCATGTTTCCCGAAAACCCGGGCGTTGAGCTGTACCGTGCCCAAACGTTCATCGTTCAAACCGAGGGCAGCGCTAGGGACATGAAGCAGGCGTTGACGAGCATGGCGCGCCTCGGCCTTAAGCTGTTAAAAGGCGAGCCACTCGGCCCTGCATACGAAGAAGGCTACATCCACCGCGGCATACGCAAGAACTTCTTCAAGGAAAAAAGAGGATCGCTTCGGGCCATCGACATGCTGCTTCAAAAAATCGCAGGGCAAGAATTTCGCACGGAATATGAGATGCCCGCCTTTAAAAAGATCCCTCCAGCGCCTCCGATCAAGGACATTAAACATGCAACCATAGCCTTGGTCACATCGGGCGGGATCGTGCCTAGGGGCAACCCCGACAGGCTTCGCGTTTCCTCGGCCGAAAGTTATGCCAAATACGACATCTCGGGGCTGGATGACTTGACTCCCGACGAATTTGAGTCGATCCATGGAGGATACGACCGGATGTGGGCAAACTTAGACCCCGACGTGGTAGTGCCCTTAGACGTTATGAGGGAGCTTGAAGGGGAAGGGGTGTTTGGAAAACTTCATCTTTATTTATACACGACCACGGGAACGGGGACGTCCGTCGCAAACGCCGAGCGATTTGGCCAAGAGATAGGCCGCGAACTGAAAGAAGCGGGTGTGGACGGCGTAATTTTGACCTCCACCTGAGGGACGTGCACACGATGCGGCGCATCGATGACGCGGGAAATAGAAAGGGTGGCACAAATCCCCGTTGCCCAGATAGCGACGATAGTGCCCATAATGCTTACCGTGGGGGCCAATCGGATCGTGCCGGGCGTTGCCATACCTCATCCCGTGGGCAACCCCGAGGCAGGCCCCGAGGAGGACAAAAAGACGAGAAGAAAACTCGTGCTTCGGGCTTTAAAGGCTTTGCAGGCAGATATATCCGAACAGACAATATTCGAATCCTAA
- a CDS encoding CdaR family transcriptional regulator, with translation MLNQVAQDIAVTVSDIIGHGVLVTDDKGVIIGCDDVSRIGVCHTPSLEVMKSRKSLVTTEAEASKMSGVKPGFTLPILLVEEVVGSIAIAGDPDEVKKFGLLVQKQAEIMLRQQALMQQNMLREKALSDLAESIASFNPAYGNETLILLQGEELGYDLKLCRIAMIVELESYVGEQVGSTMRRVLDRLKEAFHHPKNVFCPLNSFSACAFLVNNRKLDDDKFERYVFKLCRSCMSLLSKEGIAISISIGQPAKDIGELAESYRRAKEALTLGKKICQKGENCFSASDIIMECALASIPLKKQNDFVEQILGKLTAHPDSNQLIETFCAWCDHSFKTNEAAKSLSLHRNTLLYRLKKLESITGLSPWNFKDCMKLATAIFLKSLGSGL, from the coding sequence ATGTTAAATCAGGTGGCACAGGATATTGCCGTCACGGTAAGCGACATCATCGGCCACGGAGTCCTGGTGACCGATGACAAGGGGGTCATAATCGGGTGCGACGATGTGTCTCGAATCGGAGTTTGCCACACACCGTCGCTTGAGGTCATGAAATCAAGGAAGTCCCTCGTGACCACCGAAGCCGAGGCCTCAAAGATGTCCGGAGTAAAACCTGGCTTCACGCTGCCGATCTTACTGGTTGAAGAAGTTGTCGGGTCCATCGCCATAGCAGGCGACCCCGATGAGGTCAAAAAGTTCGGGTTGCTCGTGCAAAAGCAGGCTGAAATAATGTTACGGCAACAGGCCCTCATGCAGCAGAACATGCTTCGGGAAAAGGCGCTCTCCGATTTGGCCGAAAGCATAGCGTCCTTCAATCCTGCGTACGGAAACGAGACGCTTATTTTGCTGCAGGGCGAAGAGCTCGGCTACGACCTTAAACTGTGCCGCATAGCTATGATCGTAGAGCTTGAATCCTACGTGGGCGAACAAGTGGGATCCACGATGCGCCGTGTGCTGGACCGCTTAAAAGAGGCCTTTCACCATCCCAAAAACGTCTTCTGCCCCTTAAACAGCTTCTCTGCATGCGCATTCCTCGTAAACAACCGCAAACTTGACGACGACAAATTTGAACGTTACGTCTTCAAGCTGTGCCGCTCATGCATGAGCTTGCTTTCCAAAGAAGGCATTGCCATCTCGATCAGCATCGGGCAACCAGCTAAAGACATCGGAGAGCTTGCCGAATCCTACAGAAGGGCTAAAGAGGCCTTGACCCTGGGCAAAAAGATTTGCCAAAAAGGTGAGAACTGCTTTTCTGCAAGCGACATCATCATGGAATGCGCCCTAGCGTCCATCCCTTTAAAGAAACAAAATGACTTTGTCGAGCAAATCCTCGGCAAACTAACAGCCCATCCCGATTCTAATCAGCTCATCGAGACCTTTTGCGCCTGGTGCGACCATTCATTCAAGACGAACGAAGCCGCAAAAAGCCTGTCACTGCACCGAAACACCCTTCTTTATCGCCTCAAAAAGTTAGAGTCCATCACCGGCCTTTCCCCCTGGAACTTCAAGGACTGCATGAAGCTTGCCACGGCAATCTTCCTCAAATCCTTGGGGTCAGGTCTTTAA
- a CDS encoding ZIP family metal transporter: protein MNLVETFVNLNPIMQALLATLFTWGVTALGASAVFLTKEVSKKLLDSMLAFAGGVMIAASYWSLLAPAIEMSEGKPIPSWIPAAIGFLVGGVFMRAIDMVLPHLHIGLERTDAEGIPTSWRRSTLLVLAVTLHNIPEGLAVGVAFGALAYELPTASLAGAVSLALGIGLQNFPEGFAVSMPLRREGISPGKCFMMGQMSAVVEPIAGVIGAWAVMIAQPILPYALAFAAGAMIFVVVEEVIPEAQRSGETNITTMAAMLGFTIMMILDVALG, encoded by the coding sequence GTGAACCTGGTTGAGACTTTTGTTAACTTAAACCCTATTATGCAGGCGTTATTGGCCACGCTTTTTACTTGGGGTGTGACGGCCCTTGGCGCTTCGGCGGTCTTTTTGACCAAAGAGGTGAGCAAAAAGCTGCTTGACAGCATGCTTGCCTTTGCCGGGGGCGTCATGATAGCGGCAAGCTACTGGTCCCTGCTTGCTCCTGCCATCGAGATGTCCGAAGGAAAGCCCATTCCCTCGTGGATTCCGGCTGCCATCGGGTTTCTGGTCGGTGGAGTATTTATGCGGGCCATCGATATGGTCCTTCCCCACCTTCACATAGGGTTGGAAAGGACCGACGCCGAGGGAATCCCGACATCGTGGCGGCGCAGCACCTTGCTGGTGCTTGCCGTAACTCTTCATAACATCCCCGAAGGCCTGGCCGTTGGCGTCGCCTTTGGAGCGCTCGCCTACGAGTTGCCAACGGCATCGCTGGCCGGAGCCGTATCTTTGGCATTGGGCATCGGCCTTCAGAATTTCCCTGAAGGATTTGCCGTATCCATGCCCTTGCGCCGCGAGGGTATTTCCCCCGGAAAATGCTTTATGATGGGTCAAATGTCGGCGGTGGTCGAACCCATCGCAGGCGTCATAGGCGCCTGGGCCGTCATGATCGCCCAGCCCATACTTCCCTACGCGCTTGCCTTTGCGGCAGGAGCGATGATATTCGTGGTGGTCGAAGAGGTCATCCCCGAAGCACAGCGCAGCGGTGAAACCAACATCACCACTATGGCTGCCATGCTTGGCTTTACCATAATGATGATTTTGGACGTGGCGCTGGGGTAG
- a CDS encoding MFS transporter codes for MIFATVSVALMLSSISATSIAVAFPIITSYFMVPLTIAGWIISVYQLGFTVTMPIIGKVSDVFSRKSTFILCLVLFVSASTACAFVDNVGLLVFFRLIQAFGGGGFMPSAVGIISEEFPETRQKMIGLFSSILPIGQIIGPNVGGWLVDSFGWRSVFMINLPLGAVVLLMAIVLLKGDERKEGSIDFLGAGLVGGVVAFLMLGLTFLGYDSLKGWSWALFLASAISTALLIRHEKGAKDPILDIEILKRKPFVAANLYNLIYGGAVIGVLSLIPAFAASVYKMSASECGLLLLPRSIGMIVASIITSVYIMRWGYRWPLVLGSGATVVSLYFLSKEPASIVFLYGIMLFIGMSVGVISPTANNACIELLPQKAATITGIRGMFRQIGGAVSVTIATLIVQTVGDPSRGYAIVFIVIAISFVAALPLIFMMPSRPGAGIERSECSLKRLKPTTKERVQ; via the coding sequence ATGATATTTGCTACGGTAAGCGTGGCTTTGATGCTTTCTTCGATCAGTGCTACGTCCATTGCTGTGGCTTTTCCTATAATTACGTCTTATTTTATGGTGCCGCTCACAATTGCCGGCTGGATCATAAGCGTTTACCAACTAGGCTTTACCGTTACGATGCCCATAATCGGCAAGGTAAGCGACGTGTTCAGCAGAAAGTCTACGTTTATATTGTGTTTGGTGCTCTTCGTGTCTGCCTCTACTGCCTGCGCCTTCGTCGACAACGTAGGGCTGTTGGTATTCTTCAGACTCATTCAGGCCTTCGGAGGCGGGGGATTCATGCCCTCGGCCGTCGGCATAATCTCCGAGGAATTTCCCGAGACAAGGCAGAAGATGATCGGGCTTTTCAGCAGCATCCTTCCAATAGGCCAGATTATCGGGCCGAACGTGGGTGGATGGCTGGTAGATTCCTTCGGATGGAGATCGGTCTTCATGATCAACTTGCCCCTGGGGGCCGTCGTCTTGCTGATGGCCATCGTTCTTTTGAAGGGCGACGAGAGAAAAGAGGGAAGCATAGATTTCCTCGGCGCCGGGTTGGTCGGCGGAGTGGTGGCCTTTTTGATGCTTGGGCTCACCTTTTTGGGATATGACAGCCTAAAGGGCTGGTCGTGGGCGCTTTTCCTTGCTTCGGCGATCTCTACAGCTCTTTTGATAAGGCACGAAAAGGGGGCGAAGGATCCTATTTTAGACATAGAAATATTGAAAAGAAAGCCTTTTGTCGCTGCCAACCTTTACAATCTCATTTACGGAGGAGCGGTGATAGGGGTACTGTCCCTCATACCCGCCTTCGCCGCCTCGGTTTATAAAATGAGTGCCTCCGAATGCGGATTGCTCCTCCTGCCAAGGTCGATCGGGATGATAGTTGCATCGATTATAACAAGCGTTTACATCATGAGATGGGGATATCGCTGGCCTCTGGTGTTGGGAAGCGGGGCTACTGTGGTAAGCCTGTATTTCTTGAGCAAAGAGCCGGCGAGCATCGTCTTTCTTTATGGAATCATGCTTTTTATCGGTATGAGCGTAGGCGTCATATCGCCTACAGCCAACAACGCCTGTATCGAGCTTCTTCCGCAAAAGGCAGCCACCATAACGGGCATAAGAGGAATGTTTCGCCAAATCGGCGGAGCTGTAAGCGTCACCATAGCCACGCTCATCGTCCAAACCGTCGGCGACCCTTCTCGGGGCTATGCCATCGTTTTTATCGTAATTGCCATATCCTTCGTCGCAGCCCTGCCTTTGATCTTCATGATGCCAAGCAGGCCAGGTGCGGGAATCGAGCGAAGCGAATGTTCCTTAAAGCGTCTAAAACCAACTACGAAAGAACGTGTTCAATGA
- a CDS encoding carbon-nitrogen family hydrolase yields the protein MLRVGVLQLDVQVGNREANFIRVKEWVERSWVPSKLPTAIVLPELWDTGYTLEKANMLASVEGNETASFLGELARKYGVWFIGGSTLAKTERGVTNRAQVIDPQGKLIAFYDKVHLFPLMEEDKYLVAGDRDCIFDWEGVSAGCVICYDLRFCEWMRCYALKGVKPLFIGAEWPSARAKHWEILLKARAIENQVFVISCNRCGVTTENTFDGRSLVVDPWGEVLLDAGSKEGLYFVDIDPDKVLEARTKVPVFKDRVPALYDYITMI from the coding sequence ATGCTTCGAGTAGGAGTATTACAACTTGACGTTCAAGTGGGCAATAGAGAAGCAAACTTCATACGCGTAAAAGAATGGGTAGAAAGGTCATGGGTTCCATCTAAATTGCCGACAGCGATCGTACTTCCAGAACTTTGGGATACCGGTTATACTTTGGAAAAAGCTAACATGCTTGCCTCAGTTGAAGGAAACGAGACCGCCTCTTTTTTGGGAGAATTAGCAAGGAAATACGGCGTTTGGTTCATTGGTGGTTCCACCTTGGCCAAAACAGAAAGAGGTGTTACGAACAGAGCTCAGGTAATAGATCCGCAAGGCAAGCTGATCGCCTTTTATGATAAAGTGCATTTGTTCCCATTGATGGAAGAAGACAAATATCTTGTGGCGGGAGATAGGGATTGCATATTCGACTGGGAAGGCGTAAGTGCAGGATGTGTAATATGCTACGACCTGCGTTTCTGCGAATGGATGAGATGCTATGCCTTAAAAGGGGTGAAACCCCTTTTCATAGGTGCCGAATGGCCATCTGCACGGGCCAAGCATTGGGAAATACTGCTTAAAGCGAGGGCCATAGAAAATCAAGTATTCGTTATATCGTGTAATAGGTGTGGAGTCACGACGGAAAATACCTTTGATGGGAGGTCACTGGTCGTTGATCCGTGGGGTGAGGTTTTGTTAGATGCCGGGAGCAAAGAAGGTTTGTATTTCGTCGACATTGATCCAGACAAAGTTCTTGAAGCAAGGACTAAAGTTCCAGTATTCAAAGATAGAGTGCCAGCTCTTTATGATTATATTACTATGATTTGA
- a CDS encoding M20/M25/M40 family metallo-hydrolase has protein sequence MSVEDRIYEELIKLVRIPSVTGSDGEVEIARHIYDSLKKERYFMEHPGHLDMVPGPDGHRRSVVALVRSSLNVPDTVLFIGHLDVVGAEVYGDLADKAFDPEALMQVMASRPMDGQARADLESGNWIFGRGVMDMKCGVALELDLLKEFARDPSLFGVNVVVALVFDEEGSSQGMISALPFLVDLAEREGLSFISAINTEPTDAGLPGASGPGYFLSTMGKTLVMTYVIGKEAHGGSYFGGLSASLLQDFIDLEIEARPELRDVLGASVTLPPFVLNRQCRQKEMYSVSIPHLSMAYFNVFTVARTPGDVLGLFKEAAARGAKRALDYIDATYKEMKNFGYAGAAKERGHVSIIDFAELRRQAARNYPGDFERAEREMALKLKSSGKDLREQGIALVEWEMSWRDEKEPAVIIGFLPPFMPHRSSYGRTKAELRFGRAVKATVSYAENVFGRPLMECPAFGGLCDLSYIGCEIDKGERQTLKENTPGWGIIYDLPFDLMEKLNMPIINLGPLGRGAHTWLERLERDYALGELPQLLRQFLILLGSGL, from the coding sequence ATGTCTGTGGAAGATCGCATATACGAAGAGCTGATAAAGCTTGTTCGCATTCCAAGCGTCACGGGTTCCGACGGTGAAGTCGAGATAGCAAGGCACATATATGACAGCCTGAAGAAAGAACGCTACTTTATGGAACATCCAGGCCACTTAGATATGGTGCCCGGCCCTGACGGCCATCGCCGTTCAGTTGTTGCCTTGGTTCGCTCTTCATTGAATGTGCCCGATACCGTCCTTTTTATCGGACATTTAGACGTGGTAGGAGCTGAGGTGTACGGAGATTTGGCGGACAAGGCCTTTGACCCTGAAGCTTTGATGCAGGTTATGGCGAGCCGACCCATGGACGGGCAGGCAAGGGCAGACCTTGAAAGCGGCAACTGGATCTTTGGACGGGGCGTCATGGACATGAAATGCGGCGTGGCCCTGGAACTTGATTTGCTCAAAGAATTTGCCCGTGATCCTTCGCTTTTTGGCGTAAACGTCGTCGTTGCTTTGGTTTTTGACGAGGAGGGATCAAGCCAGGGTATGATATCGGCCTTGCCTTTTTTAGTTGATTTGGCCGAGCGGGAAGGCTTGAGCTTTATCAGCGCCATAAACACCGAGCCGACGGATGCAGGCCTTCCGGGTGCCTCAGGGCCGGGATATTTTTTAAGCACCATGGGAAAGACCCTGGTAATGACCTACGTCATAGGAAAAGAAGCGCACGGGGGCAGCTATTTTGGCGGCCTTAGCGCGTCGCTTTTGCAGGACTTCATCGACCTGGAGATTGAAGCGCGTCCCGAGCTTCGAGACGTCCTTGGTGCAAGCGTCACGTTGCCGCCCTTTGTGCTCAACCGACAATGCAGGCAAAAGGAAATGTACTCGGTTTCCATTCCTCACCTGAGCATGGCTTACTTCAACGTCTTTACTGTTGCTCGAACGCCCGGCGACGTGCTTGGGCTATTTAAGGAGGCTGCCGCCAGGGGAGCAAAAAGGGCCTTAGACTACATCGATGCTACCTATAAGGAAATGAAGAATTTTGGCTACGCTGGAGCGGCTAAAGAAAGAGGCCACGTTTCGATAATTGACTTTGCGGAGCTTCGCCGTCAGGCGGCCCGCAACTACCCCGGCGACTTTGAAAGGGCAGAACGCGAGATGGCCTTAAAGCTCAAATCGTCAGGTAAGGACTTAAGGGAACAAGGCATTGCCTTAGTTGAGTGGGAGATGTCCTGGCGCGACGAAAAAGAGCCTGCCGTCATAATAGGGTTTCTGCCGCCGTTTATGCCCCATCGGTCAAGTTACGGCCGGACAAAAGCAGAATTGCGTTTCGGCCGTGCGGTGAAGGCTACGGTATCTTACGCCGAAAACGTCTTTGGCAGGCCTTTGATGGAGTGTCCCGCCTTTGGAGGTTTGTGTGATTTAAGCTACATAGGTTGCGAGATAGACAAAGGCGAAAGGCAGACCTTGAAGGAAAACACCCCCGGTTGGGGCATTATATACGACCTTCCCTTTGATCTGATGGAAAAGCTTAACATGCCCATAATAAACCTGGGGCCGCTGGGAAGGGGAGCCCATACGTGGCTTGAAAGGCTTGAGCGCGATTACGCCCTAGGCGAGCTACCTCAGCTGCTGCGACAGTTTCTAATACTTTTGGGGTCAGGTCTTTAG
- a CDS encoding glycine/sarcosine/betaine reductase component B subunit, producing MQLKLHKVKVRDVRWGDVTKVQEGVLYVDKASALEAVIDDAFAKVDLELARPGESIRIIPVKDCIQPRVKLSGGKEYFPGFCAPLQRAGDGATLVLDGAAVVTCGSIVAFQEGFIDMSGQGARYTPFSETNNIVLVVEPTDGLDKHKYEAALRTAGLKLAVYLAKCCMDSRADEIETFEKGSIAEESAKFPGLPKILYVCMSIAQGLLHDTYVYGTDVKMSFPFLLHPNEVLDGAVVSGNCVSACDKNTTYHHVNNPVVRDLYERHGKDLNFLGVVISPESTVLAGKERNARMSAAIGADLGANGVVITEEGYGNPDTDLCLTAKYFEEAGIRTVVISDEAAGTDGKSQSLADATPEMNAFVSTGNVNEMIVVPPMQKVIGDPKAIALLSGGSAESLREDGSMYVELQSVIGSTVEIGYSRVGCEWV from the coding sequence GTGCAGCTAAAGTTGCATAAGGTAAAGGTACGCGACGTCCGTTGGGGCGACGTCACCAAGGTCCAAGAAGGAGTCTTGTACGTAGATAAGGCATCCGCTTTAGAGGCGGTAATAGACGACGCCTTCGCCAAGGTCGACCTTGAGCTTGCAAGGCCTGGCGAAAGCATAAGGATAATCCCTGTCAAGGACTGCATCCAACCGAGGGTGAAGTTGTCGGGCGGAAAGGAATACTTCCCCGGCTTTTGTGCCCCCTTACAAAGGGCAGGAGACGGGGCAACACTTGTGCTTGACGGCGCTGCGGTCGTGACCTGCGGGTCTATCGTGGCCTTCCAGGAGGGCTTCATCGACATGAGCGGCCAAGGAGCACGCTACACGCCTTTTTCTGAGACCAACAACATAGTCCTCGTCGTAGAGCCGACCGACGGCCTGGATAAGCACAAATACGAAGCCGCCCTGCGAACAGCAGGGTTAAAGCTGGCTGTCTATTTAGCCAAATGTTGCATGGACTCAAGGGCCGATGAAATAGAGACCTTCGAAAAGGGTTCGATCGCTGAAGAAAGCGCTAAATTCCCGGGCCTTCCAAAGATTCTTTACGTATGCATGTCCATAGCCCAAGGGCTGCTTCACGATACCTACGTCTACGGCACGGACGTAAAGATGAGCTTTCCCTTCTTGCTTCACCCAAACGAAGTCTTAGACGGCGCCGTTGTGTCGGGAAACTGCGTCTCTGCCTGCGACAAAAACACGACCTATCACCACGTAAATAACCCCGTCGTGCGCGACCTGTACGAGCGCCACGGCAAGGACCTTAACTTCCTTGGCGTGGTGATCTCGCCGGAAAGCACCGTTTTGGCGGGAAAGGAAAGAAACGCCAGGATGAGCGCCGCGATAGGAGCAGATCTTGGCGCCAACGGTGTAGTCATTACCGAAGAAGGTTACGGCAACCCCGATACCGACCTTTGCCTTACGGCCAAATATTTCGAGGAAGCCGGCATCAGGACGGTCGTCATCTCAGACGAAGCAGCAGGCACGGACGGCAAAAGCCAGAGCTTGGCGGACGCGACGCCCGAGATGAATGCCTTTGTGTCGACGGGAAACGTCAACGAGATGATCGTCGTTCCGCCGATGCAAAAGGTGATCGGCGACCCTAAAGCAATAGCCCTGCTTTCGGGCGGTTCCGCCGAATCCTTGCGGGAAGACGGCTCCATGTACGTTGAGCTTCAGTCTGTCATCGGCTCAACGGTGGAAATTGGCTACAGCCGTGTAGGCTGCGAGTGGGTATAA
- a CDS encoding nucleotidyltransferase family protein yields the protein MDTDAFTAGWTERLEIERKSRCKRMREAYIAARKCAHILYDKYRVRRVYLIGSLANPEDFHERSDIDLAVEGLPSHLYFKALAELWRELPAGLELDLIPLEDVDPDFLSRILKEGVIIDD from the coding sequence ATGGATACAGATGCATTTACTGCAGGTTGGACTGAGAGGCTCGAGATCGAAAGAAAAAGCAGATGCAAACGAATGCGTGAAGCCTATATTGCTGCGCGCAAATGTGCGCACATACTTTACGACAAATACAGGGTCCGCAGAGTCTATCTGATCGGCTCTCTTGCCAATCCTGAGGATTTTCACGAAAGATCTGATATTGACCTCGCAGTCGAAGGGCTTCCGTCGCACCTCTATTTTAAGGCTCTTGCTGAACTTTGGCGTGAACTGCCCGCCGGCTTGGAGTTGGATTTGATTCCCTTAGAAGATGTCGATCCTGATTTTTTGAGTCGAATATTAAAAGAAGGTGTAATTATTGATGACTAG
- a CDS encoding REP-associated tyrosine transposase, whose translation MARPLRVQFEGAIYHITCRGNARNDVFLDAKDRTMFLGMLGKTIERYNWLCHAYCLMDNHYHLLVETPDANISKGMHYLNCVYTIYFNRNHNRVGHVLQGRYKSILVERDSHLLELTRYIVLNPVRAGFVKRPEDWPWSSYRATAGIEGAPPFLHTSWLLDQFDKNSERARQLYRDFVANEGKTGPWEELKGGVVLGSENFLDVVKPLLDNYQQDNEYPIYQRKATRPTLKELFANIKIDDKRERNGKIYEAVRVHGYTQTEVARFLGLHYSTVSVILKQKDSNS comes from the coding sequence ATGGCACGACCATTGAGGGTTCAATTCGAGGGGGCAATATATCACATTACCTGTCGCGGAAACGCGAGAAACGACGTTTTCCTCGACGCTAAGGATCGCACGATGTTTTTGGGTATGCTTGGTAAGACCATCGAGCGATACAATTGGCTATGTCATGCTTACTGTTTAATGGATAACCATTACCACCTTTTAGTTGAAACACCGGACGCTAATATTTCAAAGGGGATGCATTACCTCAATTGTGTGTATACGATATATTTCAATCGTAATCACAATCGAGTTGGTCATGTACTGCAGGGCAGGTATAAGTCTATACTGGTAGAGCGTGACAGTCATTTGCTTGAATTGACTCGGTATATTGTGCTGAATCCTGTGAGGGCGGGATTCGTAAAGCGACCAGAGGATTGGCCGTGGAGCAGCTACAGGGCGACAGCGGGGATTGAAGGCGCTCCACCCTTTTTGCATACTAGCTGGTTGCTCGATCAATTTGACAAAAACAGCGAGCGGGCAAGACAGCTATATCGGGATTTCGTGGCGAATGAAGGCAAAACAGGCCCGTGGGAAGAACTCAAAGGCGGGGTAGTGCTTGGCAGCGAAAATTTTCTTGATGTTGTGAAGCCTTTGTTAGACAACTACCAACAGGATAACGAGTATCCAATCTATCAAAGAAAGGCAACACGTCCAACTTTGAAGGAGCTGTTTGCCAATATTAAGATTGATGATAAGCGTGAGCGAAACGGCAAAATTTACGAGGCAGTCCGCGTACACGGTTACACGCAAACCGAAGTTGCAAGGTTTTTAGGCCTTCATTATTCCACCGTTAGTGTAATCTTAAAACAAAAGGACAGCAATTCCTAA